A single genomic interval of Chloracidobacterium validum harbors:
- a CDS encoding rod shape-determining protein, translating to MKLRSIFNYFSNDLAIDLGTANTLVYAKGRGVVVSEPSIVAINKITHQVEAVGKEAKEMIGRTPGNIVAIRPMKDGVIADFEVTEKMLQHFIRRAHNGKSWVSPRVVIGVPGEITQVELRAVEDAAYRARAAEVYLVEEAMAAAIGAGLPITEPYGNMIVDIGGGTTDIAVISLSGIVYSRAVRVAGNELDESISQFIKRKYNLLIGERTAEQVKIELGSAHRLEERLTMEIRGRDLIEGIPKTITISDEEVREAMAEPIATIVNAVRVALERTPPELSADIADRGIVLTGGGALLKGLDKLLMKETRVPVTLAENPLSSVVLGTGKMLGDFELLKRVSLGGAYAKHIIAN from the coding sequence ATGAAACTGCGTTCTATCTTCAACTATTTCTCCAATGATTTGGCCATTGACCTTGGGACGGCCAACACCCTGGTGTATGCCAAGGGACGTGGCGTCGTGGTCAGTGAGCCATCCATTGTCGCTATCAACAAAATTACGCACCAAGTCGAAGCCGTCGGCAAGGAAGCCAAGGAAATGATCGGGCGGACACCGGGCAACATCGTGGCCATTCGCCCGATGAAGGATGGCGTCATTGCCGACTTTGAGGTGACGGAGAAAATGCTCCAGCACTTCATCCGGCGCGCCCACAATGGTAAGTCCTGGGTGTCACCGCGCGTCGTCATTGGCGTCCCGGGTGAAATCACGCAGGTTGAGTTGCGCGCCGTCGAGGACGCTGCCTATCGCGCACGCGCGGCTGAAGTTTACTTGGTCGAAGAAGCCATGGCGGCCGCCATTGGCGCAGGACTCCCCATTACCGAGCCGTACGGCAACATGATTGTGGACATTGGCGGCGGCACGACCGACATTGCGGTTATTTCCCTTTCGGGCATCGTCTATTCCCGCGCGGTTCGGGTGGCCGGCAACGAGTTGGACGAGTCCATCTCACAGTTCATCAAGCGCAAGTACAACCTGCTCATCGGCGAGCGGACGGCCGAGCAGGTCAAAATTGAGCTTGGTTCGGCACATCGGCTGGAAGAACGGCTCACCATGGAAATTCGTGGGCGCGACCTCATTGAAGGCATTCCAAAGACGATCACCATATCGGACGAGGAAGTTCGTGAAGCCATGGCCGAGCCGATCGCCACGATTGTCAATGCGGTCCGGGTTGCGCTTGAACGAACGCCACCAGAACTATCCGCCGACATTGCCGACCGTGGCATCGTCCTTACCGGTGGCGGCGCGCTGCTCAAGGGGCTGGATAAGCTCTTGATGAAAGAAACGCGCGTGCCGGTGACGCTGGCGGAAAACCCGTTGTCATCGGTCGTGCTTGGCACGGGCAAGATGCTGGGTGACTTTGAGCTTCTCAAGCGCGTGAGCCTGGGCGGCGCATACGCTAAGCACATCATCGCCAACTGA
- a CDS encoding Ig-like domain-containing protein encodes MYVQPGNKNAASTKFKRPLLDWYLISRRTFYQVIAGFLLLVAAIVGLYLWKRHQDALAGQFEAQSARLVQVLGSVSIKRARTNQLEQATPNALLEPGDIIITASDGSAVIQYVDRSVLKLKPDSSVLIQENAKNTKTDQQVVRNRVEGGTVNISTGVIRTSDDVNELASKNIKFNVTQNTSAEVNVAGERVRVNVERGEIRSTTDRGVTESIRTNTSVEYERDQKTAQYTLLAPPRLSSPTNARVFPLEYGKPLPVMFSWGTVSEAARYQLQVADSQYFLDRALIFEKDTDSSEFAWQVNSQSGTYWWRVRAVARDGRPGVWSEEFRLTFVPRQPGLTDTPIYIGNVRVSRVAAGIHNVSGETEPGAEIRINGRAVPVDSDGRFSLVLPGQTFRIAASDARGRHGEKIVTN; translated from the coding sequence ATGTACGTCCAACCGGGCAATAAAAACGCTGCGTCAACCAAATTCAAGCGTCCGCTTCTGGATTGGTACCTCATTTCCCGACGGACGTTCTATCAAGTGATAGCTGGGTTTTTACTGCTCGTTGCCGCAATTGTCGGGTTATACCTCTGGAAACGCCACCAAGACGCCCTGGCCGGACAGTTTGAAGCCCAATCAGCGCGGCTGGTGCAAGTGCTTGGCAGTGTCTCGATCAAGCGCGCGCGCACCAACCAACTGGAGCAGGCTACACCGAACGCCCTTCTCGAACCGGGCGACATCATCATTACTGCCTCAGACGGCTCGGCAGTCATTCAGTACGTTGACCGCAGCGTTCTCAAACTGAAACCCGATTCAAGCGTGCTCATTCAGGAAAACGCCAAAAACACAAAAACTGACCAACAAGTCGTGCGCAACCGTGTCGAGGGGGGGACGGTCAACATCAGCACGGGCGTCATTCGGACTTCTGACGATGTCAACGAACTGGCCTCGAAAAACATCAAGTTCAATGTGACGCAAAACACCAGCGCCGAAGTCAACGTGGCCGGCGAGCGGGTGCGCGTCAATGTTGAGCGCGGGGAAATCCGCAGCACGACTGACCGGGGCGTTACGGAAAGTATTCGCACCAACACGAGCGTCGAGTACGAGCGGGATCAAAAAACTGCGCAGTACACCCTGCTGGCCCCACCGCGCTTATCGTCCCCCACCAATGCCCGCGTCTTCCCGCTAGAGTATGGCAAGCCCCTGCCGGTTATGTTTTCCTGGGGAACGGTGTCGGAAGCCGCGCGGTATCAATTACAAGTGGCTGACTCACAATACTTTCTCGACCGGGCGTTGATTTTTGAGAAGGATACGGATAGCTCCGAATTTGCTTGGCAGGTCAACTCGCAGAGCGGGACGTATTGGTGGCGCGTGCGCGCTGTGGCCCGCGACGGACGGCCAGGCGTCTGGAGCGAGGAATTTCGGTTGACCTTCGTTCCCCGCCAACCAGGGCTGACGGATACCCCCATCTACATCGGCAATGTACGGGTTTCGCGGGTGGCGGCTGGCATCCACAATGTTTCCGGGGAAACCGAGCCAGGCGCGGAAATCCGAATCAACGGACGTGCGGTTCCGGTGGATAGCGACGGGCGATTTTCGCTCGTCCTTCCGGGGCAAACCTTCCGGATCGCAGCCTCGGACGCCCGCGGACGGCACGGTGAAAAAATCGTCACGAATTGA
- a CDS encoding leucyl aminopeptidase, which yields MTFRNRCQPFAQDTLDALIMPVFTEDVTNPGALVDLLPIAREWMPAVLGTAEMRGNPGQLLTLHASAGSVARKVVLVGLGSAGKLTTQAIRESVAAAVRSAGTQGARHFGIAPRTGALSAQAFAQAATLGAHLATLAVDSYRTEDTKLVQIETLTFLATNDDTEDYNLGIQRGTILGEAVNFARFLVNEPGNRMTPTTLAHHAQEMANEVGLRTEILNEDKMRDLGMEALLAVARGSVEEPRLITVHYKPRNGTNQETIALIGKGITFDTGGISLKPAENMEKMKYDMAGGAAVLGAMRAIGQLRPNINVIGIIPSCENMPSGKATRPGDVVRTMLGKTVEIINTDAEGRLILCDAMAYARQLGATCLVDLATLTGAIAVALGLRYAGLFSHHPKLASDLRAAAQAADERIWPLPLDEEYRELIKSDIADLKNVGGKYAGSITAAWFLREFAGDTPWAHLDIANVAWNTENKPHLPKGPTGFGVGTLVEFVLARATAQGAEASPAGN from the coding sequence ATGACCTTTCGCAACCGTTGTCAGCCTTTTGCTCAGGACACGCTAGACGCGCTCATCATGCCAGTTTTTACCGAGGATGTTACCAACCCCGGTGCGCTGGTTGACTTGCTCCCCATTGCCCGCGAGTGGATGCCTGCCGTGTTGGGAACGGCTGAAATGCGCGGTAATCCGGGGCAACTCCTCACCCTGCACGCTTCGGCCGGGTCCGTTGCCCGTAAGGTGGTGCTCGTGGGGCTTGGGTCGGCCGGAAAGCTCACGACGCAAGCCATCCGCGAGAGTGTCGCCGCCGCCGTTCGGAGCGCCGGGACACAAGGGGCGCGGCACTTTGGGATTGCACCGCGTACTGGTGCGCTGAGTGCGCAGGCCTTTGCTCAAGCGGCAACCCTTGGCGCGCATCTGGCGACCCTTGCGGTGGATAGCTACCGCACCGAGGACACGAAACTGGTTCAGATTGAAACCTTGACATTTCTGGCCACGAATGACGACACCGAGGATTACAACCTGGGGATTCAGCGCGGAACGATTCTCGGAGAGGCGGTCAACTTCGCGCGATTTCTCGTCAACGAGCCGGGCAATCGGATGACCCCCACGACCCTGGCCCATCATGCCCAAGAAATGGCGAATGAAGTCGGTCTGCGAACCGAGATTCTCAACGAAGACAAAATGCGCGACCTAGGGATGGAAGCCCTGCTCGCCGTCGCCCGTGGTTCGGTCGAGGAACCACGTTTGATTACCGTCCACTACAAGCCACGCAACGGAACGAACCAGGAAACGATTGCGCTGATTGGCAAAGGCATCACCTTTGACACCGGCGGTATTTCGCTCAAGCCGGCCGAAAACATGGAAAAAATGAAGTACGACATGGCTGGCGGCGCGGCGGTTCTGGGCGCGATGCGCGCAATCGGCCAACTGCGGCCAAACATCAATGTCATCGGCATCATTCCCAGTTGTGAAAACATGCCCTCCGGCAAGGCGACCCGCCCCGGTGATGTCGTTCGCACCATGCTCGGCAAAACGGTCGAAATCATCAATACCGATGCCGAAGGGCGGCTGATTCTCTGTGATGCCATGGCCTATGCCCGCCAGTTGGGGGCCACCTGTCTGGTTGACCTCGCCACGCTCACCGGCGCGATCGCAGTTGCCCTTGGCCTGCGCTATGCCGGACTCTTCAGCCACCATCCCAAGCTCGCATCAGACCTCCGGGCTGCGGCTCAGGCGGCTGACGAGCGCATCTGGCCGCTGCCGCTCGATGAGGAGTACCGCGAGCTGATCAAGAGTGACATTGCCGACCTCAAGAACGTCGGCGGCAAGTACGCCGGCAGCATCACGGCGGCGTGGTTCCTGCGTGAGTTTGCCGGGGATACGCCCTGGGCCCACCTGGACATTGCCAACGTTGCCTGGAACACCGAAAACAAGCCCCACCTGCCAAAAGGTCCGACCGGCTTTGGTGTCGGCACGCTGGTGGAATTCGTCCTGGCACGCGCCACGGCCCAAGGCGCGGAAGCGTCACCGGCGGGAAACTGA
- a CDS encoding ThiF family adenylyltransferase, translating into MTERYSRQRLFAGIGADGQARLAGKSALVVGCGALGCTLAEMLVRAGVGQVRLVDRDFVEWSNLNRQVLFDETDARERRPKARAAEARLRAINSAITVEGIIADVTPDTVESLVVTADVVLDGTDNFETRYLLNDACVKHGKPWIYGAAVGSQGATMTILPGETPCLRCVFDEPPDAATTPTCETAGIILPVIQTIAAAQIVEALKLLTGQAALCRRDFWQVDVWTNRQARLPLPAERRRADCPCCGQRRFAFLTAERASFTAVLCGRQAVQVSPGRDRSAAPDFVALAARLVAIGDARHNADVLRFAADGLDATLFRDGRAIIKGTSSPDQARAFYAKYFGL; encoded by the coding sequence ATGACCGAACGTTATTCGCGCCAGAGGCTATTTGCCGGCATCGGCGCGGATGGGCAAGCGCGGTTGGCAGGCAAAAGTGCGCTCGTTGTCGGGTGTGGGGCGCTGGGCTGTACGTTGGCGGAAATGCTCGTCCGGGCGGGCGTCGGGCAGGTGCGCCTCGTGGATCGGGATTTCGTCGAATGGTCTAACCTCAATCGGCAAGTCCTGTTTGATGAAACTGACGCCCGCGAGCGCCGCCCCAAGGCGCGCGCCGCCGAGGCACGGCTGCGGGCCATCAACAGCGCCATCACGGTGGAAGGCATCATTGCCGATGTCACGCCGGATACGGTCGAGTCGCTGGTCGTCACGGCCGATGTCGTGCTCGACGGCACGGACAACTTCGAGACCCGCTACCTCCTCAACGATGCCTGCGTCAAGCATGGGAAACCCTGGATTTATGGGGCTGCCGTCGGGAGCCAGGGCGCGACGATGACGATTCTGCCAGGCGAGACACCGTGCCTGCGCTGCGTGTTTGACGAGCCACCGGATGCCGCAACCACGCCGACCTGCGAAACGGCCGGGATCATTCTGCCGGTCATCCAAACCATCGCAGCCGCCCAAATCGTCGAAGCCCTCAAACTCCTGACCGGACAGGCCGCCCTTTGCCGCCGCGATTTCTGGCAAGTGGATGTCTGGACCAACCGGCAGGCCCGGCTGCCCCTCCCCGCCGAACGCCGGCGCGCGGATTGTCCGTGCTGTGGGCAGCGACGCTTCGCGTTCCTGACGGCCGAACGCGCGTCCTTCACGGCCGTTTTATGTGGACGCCAAGCCGTCCAGGTCAGCCCCGGCCGGGATAGGTCGGCCGCGCCGGATTTCGTGGCGCTGGCCGCCCGGCTGGTTGCCATTGGAGATGCGCGCCATAACGCCGATGTGCTGCGCTTTGCCGCCGACGGACTGGACGCGACCCTGTTCCGGGACGGACGGGCAATCATCAAAGGCACGTCCAGCCCTGACCAAGCGCGGGCGTTCTACGCGAAATACTTCGGACTGTAG
- a CDS encoding enoyl-CoA hydratase/isomerase family protein, whose product MSELPNAVLYEVAEGIATATLNRPEKRNALDATLLDGLRAAIQSAAQDATARVLVVTGAGKDFCAGADLSALEAMAAQDVMAHLGDAERLVHLFTAMRDCPKPIVARVRGRALAGGCGLASACDLIVADEQAQFGYPEVGIGFVPAMVMAILRRNLGEKRALEWVLTGEIISAQRAQDWGLVNRVLPSDTFDERFQAYVAQLAARSSSALHLTKRLLYHMDGLSFEAALRSGADINVLARHTADCRAGIARFLSKA is encoded by the coding sequence ATGAGTGAACTACCTAACGCCGTTCTCTATGAAGTTGCCGAGGGCATCGCCACCGCGACGCTCAATCGGCCGGAAAAGCGCAACGCGCTGGACGCCACCTTGCTTGACGGGTTGCGGGCCGCCATCCAGTCGGCTGCTCAGGACGCCACCGCGCGGGTCCTGGTCGTGACCGGAGCCGGCAAGGACTTCTGCGCCGGAGCCGACTTGTCGGCCCTTGAAGCCATGGCCGCGCAGGATGTCATGGCGCATTTGGGCGATGCCGAAAGGCTCGTGCATCTGTTTACCGCCATGCGCGACTGCCCCAAGCCAATCGTGGCGCGGGTGCGTGGGCGCGCGCTGGCCGGCGGCTGTGGGCTGGCTTCCGCCTGCGACCTCATCGTGGCCGACGAACAGGCCCAGTTTGGGTACCCGGAAGTCGGCATTGGTTTCGTGCCGGCCATGGTCATGGCCATTCTGCGGCGCAACCTCGGAGAAAAACGCGCGCTGGAATGGGTCTTGACGGGGGAAATCATTTCTGCCCAACGCGCTCAGGACTGGGGGCTGGTGAATCGCGTGCTGCCAAGTGACACGTTTGACGAACGCTTTCAGGCGTACGTCGCCCAGCTCGCGGCGCGCAGCAGCTCGGCCCTGCACTTGACCAAGCGCTTGCTCTACCACATGGACGGCCTGAGCTTCGAGGCGGCGCTGCGCAGCGGCGCGGACATCAACGTGCTGGCGCGCCACACAGCCGACTGTCGCGCCGGGATTGCCAGGTTTCTCAGCAAGGCATGA
- a CDS encoding M61 family metallopeptidase, with protein sequence MSTWLFLRRAGRRSAHLLLGCCWFGIFAFSLAARAQTSKPMIEYNLTPQAPNSHLITVTIRYKPMETTKVVDFALPAWRPGRYQIQNYARNVRDFTATDQSGRTLAWEKVDKSTWRVPCGGVREVRVAYAYYANTLDAGSTLWNDEELYWNGTNLLMYVVGQKDRPARLSLTIPQSWQCAYPLKKVGEPFVYEAPDYDTLADAPGIASPTLNLVRFDHAGTTYHLAFQGPVSLPLNELAGQVERIVAATVAMFGGKAPFADYWFLYHSLPGGRFHGVEHLNSTSITFPSSVFDERPQRFYAITAHEFFHAWNVKRIRPQGLGPFDYSREVHTRNLWVAEGVTSYYDDLLCRRAGVISVEDYLRAVATTIASQQRTPGRLVTPVTAASFDAWLTPDDSNVRVDFYTKGALVALLLDLDIRRRTGGAKSLDDAMRWLSATYAERGVGYPENGMQLAVEAVTGASYADFFARYVDGTDELPYGDYLEVVGVELIESRPAKQPKVSLGIELAGDERQTVIANVLPTEAGFQAGLDRGDILVALDGEQATMATLPALLMKRQPGEVVKVLVFRRGKLREFSVTLQPETRTDIQLRPVAAPSPTQARLYREWLGLIQPEP encoded by the coding sequence ATGTCAACTTGGTTATTTCTGCGCCGCGCCGGACGGCGCTCGGCACACCTACTGCTTGGTTGTTGCTGGTTCGGCATCTTTGCCTTTTCGCTCGCCGCGCGCGCCCAAACCTCCAAACCGATGATTGAATACAATCTGACGCCGCAAGCGCCGAATTCGCATCTGATTACCGTCACCATCCGTTACAAGCCGATGGAGACGACCAAAGTGGTTGACTTTGCGTTGCCGGCCTGGCGCCCGGGACGGTATCAGATTCAAAACTACGCCCGAAACGTGCGCGACTTCACGGCTACCGACCAATCCGGGCGGACTCTGGCCTGGGAAAAGGTTGATAAATCCACATGGCGCGTGCCATGCGGCGGCGTCCGGGAGGTGCGGGTGGCCTATGCCTACTATGCCAATACCCTTGACGCCGGTTCGACGCTCTGGAACGACGAAGAACTGTACTGGAACGGCACGAACCTGCTGATGTACGTCGTCGGGCAAAAGGACCGTCCGGCGCGGCTGTCGTTGACGATTCCCCAGAGCTGGCAGTGCGCGTATCCGCTCAAGAAGGTTGGTGAGCCGTTTGTCTATGAAGCCCCAGACTACGACACGCTGGCGGATGCGCCGGGGATAGCCAGTCCAACCCTCAACCTAGTCAGATTTGACCACGCCGGCACGACCTATCACCTGGCGTTTCAGGGGCCGGTCAGCCTGCCGTTGAACGAACTGGCCGGGCAGGTCGAGCGGATCGTCGCGGCGACCGTGGCCATGTTTGGGGGCAAGGCCCCGTTTGCCGATTACTGGTTTTTGTATCACTCGCTGCCGGGCGGGCGCTTTCACGGTGTCGAACACTTGAACTCCACCAGCATCACCTTTCCATCGAGCGTTTTCGATGAGCGCCCGCAGCGTTTTTATGCCATCACGGCCCATGAGTTTTTCCATGCGTGGAATGTCAAGCGGATTCGCCCGCAGGGGCTCGGTCCGTTTGACTACAGCCGCGAAGTCCACACGCGCAATCTATGGGTGGCGGAAGGAGTCACGAGCTACTACGACGATCTGCTCTGCCGGCGGGCGGGGGTCATCTCGGTTGAGGATTACCTGCGCGCCGTGGCGACGACCATTGCCTCCCAACAGCGCACACCGGGGCGGTTGGTGACCCCGGTGACGGCCGCCAGCTTTGATGCGTGGTTGACCCCGGATGACAGCAACGTGCGGGTGGACTTTTACACGAAAGGCGCGCTGGTGGCGCTCCTGCTCGACCTGGACATCCGCCGGCGAACAGGTGGGGCCAAATCCCTGGACGATGCCATGCGCTGGCTCTCCGCCACCTATGCCGAACGTGGCGTCGGCTACCCGGAAAACGGCATGCAGCTAGCGGTCGAAGCCGTCACCGGCGCCAGTTATGCGGATTTCTTTGCGCGCTACGTGGACGGCACGGATGAGCTACCGTACGGTGACTACCTGGAGGTTGTCGGCGTCGAGTTGATTGAGTCGCGCCCAGCCAAGCAGCCGAAGGTTTCACTGGGCATCGAGCTGGCCGGCGACGAAAGGCAAACCGTGATTGCCAATGTGTTGCCAACCGAAGCCGGTTTTCAGGCTGGACTGGACCGTGGCGATATTCTGGTGGCGCTTGATGGCGAACAGGCTACGATGGCGACGCTTCCGGCGCTGTTGATGAAGCGGCAGCCGGGCGAGGTCGTCAAGGTGCTGGTGTTTCGGCGCGGCAAGCTCCGGGAATTTTCCGTCACGCTGCAACCAGAAACGCGAACCGATATCCAGTTGCGTCCAGTTGCCGCGCCCAGCCCGACGCAAGCCCGATTGTACCGGGAGTGGCTTGGCTTGATTCAGCCTGAGCCATGA
- a CDS encoding ABC1 kinase family protein, which translates to MNRSLPADFSIPPVVQPPVVPIKRGAWAWVRHWQRTCFVLWVLGRFAWMLYRDLRRARTHSGGNLADLPEKQLEAQASRLREQLIRLGPTFIKIGQALATRADLLPVAFIQELAKLQNRVPPFPNTEAFAIIERELGQPVTKLFRAIDPQPVAAASLGQVYRGVRHDGQEVAIKVQRPNLPARISEDVVILRRIARWMARSQRLFKGNDWVGMIDEFERTVYAELDYRNEGRNADRFRQNFADWPRVHVPTIFWEQTTSRVITMEFLRGICVTDLDGLAAAGIDAKEANELMYRTYFKQLLEDGFFHADPHPGNILILRDGRLAFFDFGMVGHISPKLQSQMVSAFFHLIDRDAPGIVQDLVGLGFLSPEADMEDFARVVEDLFRRKLDVNLSEVRFKDLTYDLGDIIYRYPFSTPASFTFIIRALMTLEGISITMNPRFNFLEVAMPYARDFLFRRESAQLREKVWASLHDARNGRLNWTRVWNLARTALALYFA; encoded by the coding sequence ATGAACCGTAGCTTGCCAGCCGACTTCTCCATTCCACCTGTTGTTCAACCACCAGTCGTTCCCATAAAGCGGGGCGCATGGGCGTGGGTCCGCCACTGGCAACGCACCTGCTTTGTGCTCTGGGTGCTCGGTCGCTTTGCCTGGATGCTGTACCGCGATCTGCGCCGAGCGCGAACCCATTCGGGTGGCAACTTGGCGGACTTGCCCGAAAAGCAGCTTGAAGCGCAGGCATCCCGCCTCCGTGAGCAACTTATCCGGCTTGGACCAACCTTCATCAAGATTGGCCAAGCTTTGGCAACGCGCGCTGACTTACTGCCCGTAGCTTTCATTCAGGAACTAGCCAAGCTTCAAAATCGCGTTCCGCCGTTCCCCAACACCGAGGCGTTTGCCATCATCGAGCGCGAGTTAGGCCAACCGGTCACGAAACTCTTTCGCGCAATTGACCCGCAGCCCGTGGCCGCGGCCAGCCTAGGGCAGGTCTATCGCGGTGTCCGGCATGACGGTCAGGAAGTTGCCATCAAGGTTCAGCGGCCAAATCTCCCGGCGCGCATCAGCGAGGACGTCGTCATTCTACGCCGCATTGCCCGGTGGATGGCTCGCTCACAACGTCTTTTCAAGGGTAACGACTGGGTGGGCATGATTGATGAGTTCGAGCGGACAGTCTATGCCGAGCTCGATTACCGTAACGAAGGGCGGAATGCTGACCGGTTCCGCCAGAACTTCGCCGACTGGCCGCGCGTTCATGTCCCAACCATTTTCTGGGAGCAAACGACCTCGCGGGTCATCACGATGGAGTTTCTGCGTGGTATTTGCGTCACAGACCTCGATGGGCTGGCGGCAGCCGGGATTGACGCCAAGGAAGCCAATGAGCTGATGTACCGGACCTATTTCAAGCAGTTGCTTGAGGACGGTTTTTTTCACGCCGACCCACATCCCGGCAACATCCTCATCCTGCGCGACGGACGCCTGGCGTTCTTCGACTTTGGCATGGTGGGACACATTTCGCCCAAACTCCAGAGCCAAATGGTCAGCGCCTTTTTTCACCTCATTGACCGCGACGCGCCGGGCATCGTGCAGGACTTGGTCGGACTCGGCTTTCTGTCGCCCGAAGCCGACATGGAGGACTTCGCGCGTGTGGTTGAAGACCTCTTCCGGCGCAAGCTCGATGTCAACCTTTCCGAAGTCCGCTTCAAAGACCTGACCTACGATTTGGGCGACATCATTTACCGCTATCCGTTTTCAACGCCGGCCTCATTTACGTTCATCATTCGTGCGCTGATGACGCTGGAAGGCATCAGCATCACGATGAATCCACGCTTCAACTTCCTTGAAGTCGCCATGCCTTATGCCCGTGATTTCCTGTTCCGGCGGGAAAGCGCGCAACTGCGCGAAAAAGTCTGGGCCAGTCTGCACGATGCCCGCAATGGCCGGCTCAACTGGACGCGCGTCTGGAACCTCGCCCGCACAGCCCTGGCGCTATACTTTGCCTAG
- a CDS encoding YybH family protein → MKTILFRHVLWSGCLLWLLAGGGLGSERPHPTVVAVRALLEAQVTAWNRGDLEGFMEGYWRSPELTFVSGTTVTKGWEATLTRYRQRYQSEGRAMGTLRFDDLVIEPVGPRAALIRGAWRVTLPDQVMAGRFTLLARRFPAGWRIVYDHTS, encoded by the coding sequence ATGAAAACCATCCTTTTCCGGCATGTGCTGTGGAGTGGCTGCTTACTTTGGTTGCTGGCCGGGGGCGGTCTTGGTTCGGAGCGACCGCATCCGACCGTGGTGGCCGTGCGCGCGCTGCTCGAGGCGCAAGTCACCGCCTGGAACCGCGGCGACCTGGAAGGCTTCATGGAAGGCTATTGGCGCTCGCCCGAACTCACCTTCGTTTCAGGCACGACGGTGACCAAGGGGTGGGAAGCCACCTTGACCCGCTATCGCCAGCGTTACCAATCGGAAGGACGCGCCATGGGAACACTCCGCTTCGACGACTTGGTTATCGAGCCGGTCGGACCGCGCGCGGCCCTCATTCGGGGCGCCTGGCGCGTGACGCTTCCCGACCAGGTTATGGCCGGGCGGTTTACGCTGCTCGCGCGACGGTTTCCAGCCGGCTGGCGTATCGTCTATGACCACACATCTTGA
- the dcd gene encoding dCTP deaminase produces MIKSDKWILRMCEEYHLISPFERQLIRQVEDRRIISCGLSSYGYDCRLAKDEFKVFSPIQGTEVDPKNFNPNNLLDIPLRTAADGSQYWLLPPHSYALGVTIEQFQMPRNVTAIALGKSTYARCGLIQNTTPLEADWKGRLVIELYNAANLPVRLYAEEGFVQIIFFESDEDCAVSYRDRAGKYQGQSGLTLAKV; encoded by the coding sequence GTGATTAAGTCTGACAAATGGATCCTTCGCATGTGCGAAGAATATCATCTGATTTCTCCCTTCGAGCGGCAACTCATTCGCCAAGTCGAGGATCGCCGCATCATTAGTTGTGGGCTATCGAGCTATGGCTATGATTGTCGGTTGGCCAAGGATGAGTTCAAGGTCTTCTCGCCGATTCAGGGGACAGAAGTGGACCCAAAAAACTTCAACCCCAACAATTTGCTTGACATCCCGCTGCGCACGGCTGCTGATGGCAGCCAGTACTGGTTGTTGCCGCCGCATTCTTACGCGCTGGGGGTGACGATTGAGCAGTTCCAGATGCCGCGCAACGTCACGGCGATTGCGCTTGGAAAAAGCACCTATGCCCGCTGCGGCCTCATTCAAAACACCACGCCACTCGAAGCCGACTGGAAGGGGCGGCTGGTCATTGAACTATACAATGCGGCGAACTTGCCCGTGCGGCTCTATGCGGAGGAGGGTTTCGTTCAGATCATTTTCTTTGAGTCGGACGAAGACTGCGCCGTGTCGTATCGTGACCGCGCCGGCAAGTACCAAGGTCAGTCGGGTTTGACGTTGGCAAAGGTCTAG